From one Sciurus carolinensis chromosome 9, mSciCar1.2, whole genome shotgun sequence genomic stretch:
- the LOC124992762 gene encoding palmitoyltransferase ZDHHC19-like, protein MTVSEDVMPPGEPEVGSTWFTPSLFASFVIMMLLNVSAAFFAYPCRWLVGNGEWAFVLVTGPLFLMSLWSLVSLNISDPGILHRGSLEQDPEAGHTAWMFSHAFQMPWCHQCKFHRTPRTLHCATCNICVEESDHHSRWVNNCIGHRNIQWFLLLLVSLSLYLVALLVTCVIFLVCTTGMPLSTDKTMVYPTQSQGPTLGTPHAVDRERQTAQGRNS, encoded by the exons ATGACTGTCTCTGAGGATGTGATGCCCCCTGGCGAACCTGAGGTTGGCAGTACTTGGTTCACACCAAGTCTTTTTGCCTCCTTTGTCATCATGATGCTCCTCAATGTGAGTGCAGCTTTCTTCGCCTACCC ATGCAGATGGCTGGTGGGCAATGGGGAGTGGGCTTTTGTCCTGGTCACCGGCCCTCTATTCCTAATGAGCCTCTGGAGCCTGGTATCGTTGAACATCTCGGACCCAGGCATTTTACATCGAG GCTCCTTGGAGCAGGACCCGGAAGCAGGACACACTGCCTGGATGTTCAGTCACGCATTCCAGATGCCCTGGTGTCATCAATGCAAGTTCCACCGCACACCTCGCACCCTCCACTGTGCGACCTGTAACATCTGCGTGGAG GAGTCTGACCATCACTCAAGGTGGGTCAACAACTGTATTGGGCATCGGAACATCCAGTGGTTCCTGCTCCTGCTGGTGTCCCTGTCTCTCTACCTGGTTGCCCTTCTGGTGACCTGTGTCATCTTCCTGGTGTGCACCACAGGCATGCCATTGTCCACGGACAAAACCATGGTGTATCCAACACAGTCCCAAGGGCCCACACTGGGAACTCCACATGCTGTGGATAGGGAGCGACAAACAGCCCAGGGACGGAACTCCTAG